In Papaver somniferum cultivar HN1 unplaced genomic scaffold, ASM357369v1 unplaced-scaffold_114, whole genome shotgun sequence, a genomic segment contains:
- the LOC113328831 gene encoding uncharacterized protein LOC113328831: protein MGFGLKWRKWIGGCIRKIPFSVLINGTSCGKFTSEKGLRQGDPVSPFVFLLVSEVLSMMFAKSTEVGWLGGFSVKQNGTKLSHLQFADDTLVFLDADIRQVQYLKYTLLSFEMASGLSTNFQKSNLFAVGEVEDLDTLAAVMGCSFEGFPVIYLGLPLGDKTNTISKWDKVLEICGVRLASWKRGLSKAGKLTLIKSVLLSIPVYYFSLFMAPQSVIKQIEKSIRDFLWHDGDNGKKHYWVNWGKVGEPLDHGGLGIRRLKLMNKSILSKWCWRLGRERDSLWLILSLRNMGYLTLGGELESLRLPMELVYGRT, encoded by the coding sequence ATGGGGTTTGGTttgaagtggagaaagtggatcgGGGGATGCATTCGTAAAATCCCTTTCTCGGTGCTGATTAATGGGACTTCTTGTGGTAAATTTACAAGTGAGAAAGGTCTCCGACAAGGCGACCCTGTTTCTCCATTCGTATTCCTTCTTGTCTCTGAGGTGCTATCGATGATGTTTGCGAAGTCTACAGAAGTTGGTTGGCTTGGAGGATTCTCTGTGAAGCAAAACGGGACAAAATTAAGTCATCTTCAGTTCGCCGACGACACCCTAGTCTTTCTCGATGCAGATATTAGACAAGTTCAGTATCTGAAATACACTCTGCTTAGCTTTGAAATGGCTTCTGGGCTTTCTACCAACTTCCAAAAAAGCAATCTGTTTGCTGTGGGCGAGGTGGAGGATTTGGATACTCTGGCTGCAGTGATGGGGTGCTCGTTTGAAGGGTTTCCTGTTATCTACTTGGGTCTGCCTCTTGGAGACAAGACTAATACAATATCGAAATGGGACAAGGTCTTAGAAATCTGCGGGGTGAGACTTGCGTCGTGGAAAAGAGGCCTTTCTAAAGCAGGTAAACTTACTCTCATCAAGAGTGTCTTACTTAGCATCCCAGTGTATTATTTCTCCTTATTCATGGCTCCTCAATCTGTTATTAAACAAATTGAAAAATCAATCAGAGATTTCCTTTGGCATGATGGGGATAATGGTAAGAAACATTATTGGGTTAACTGGGGAAAGGTCGGCGAGCCTTTGGATCATGGTGGATTGGGGATACGCAGGCTTAAACTTATGAATAAATCTATTCTTTCTAAATGGTGTTGGCGTTTAGGGAGGGAGAGAGACTCTCTATGGCTAATATTATCTTTGAGAAACATGGGTTACTTGACCTTGGGTGGAGAACTAGAAAGCCTACGACTACCCATGGAGTTAGTTTATGGAAGAACATAG